The Actinomycetes bacterium genomic interval TGGACGAGGCACAGTTAACTTTACGAGCCGGTGGCTTGGCTGAACGCTGCAAACGACTAACAGGCGAGGTCGCCTCCCGAACTCGCTTGGATGTTGTTGCAGGTCGTGGAAAAGCTCCCGCCCGTTGCTATCCCCACCGCGAAGACCGACAGTGCGATCACCGCAGCGATCGCTGCAGCCAGGATGGCGTACTCCACTGCCGAAGCACCGCGTTCCGAATCGAAGGCATGCAGTTCAACGAAAGACTGGGGACACATGTCAGTTACCTC includes:
- a CDS encoding Flp family type IVb pilin, encoding MCPQSFVELHAFDSERGASAVEYAILAAAIAAVIALSVFAVGIATGGSFSTTCNNIQASSGGDLAC